ttgcagatttatccatggtggagaaatatcatggattttgaatgatgaacaaaaacactaaattacattttagtctagtcttgGTCATTTTGACAGCAACAAAACTTGTTGTTTGGTCCATTTTAGttatcaaagatctgtttttggctagttttagtctagtctttctcactGACAACAAGGCTATCAATGAAAACCTTTAAATCATAGTTTTAgatgacaaaattaacactggtgatCAGCCCTTTTTATGTCCAGTCCCAAATTctccattggattgaggtctgggctttgactcagccactgcaaaacattccccttgttgtctttaaaccatttctgtgtcactttctctgtatgcttcggctcattgtcctacaaaaaaattacagtaaATCATCTCTCCAGCcatagttctctgtcagactgaataatgttgtcctccagaattttcctatatttcactgcgtttattttaccctctgtctttacaagccttccagggctggctgctgagaagcatccccactgcaggatgctgccaccattgtgcttcacagtggggatggtgtgtttgtggtgatgtgcagtgtttggcgtcttgtctgatggtcaaaaagctctaTTTTtcgtctcatcagaccaaagacctttcttccacatgaccatggagtctcccacatgccttttggtgacctctagtccagatttaatttgagttttcttcaacagtgactttctctttgccactctctcataaagccttggctggtgaagaacccatCCAACAGTTTTTGTATGGGAGTCTCTCCCatgtcagctgctgaagcttggaactccttcagtgtagtcataggtgtcttggtggcctctctcactagtctccttcttgcacagtcactcagtttgtgaggatggcttgatctaggcagatttacacatgccatattccttaaatttcttgatgatggatttaactgaactctgggggatgttcagagcctttgaaatgtttttgtatccatcccaagacttgtacttttcaataaccttttctctaagcgttattttgtcttcatggtgtaatggtagccaggaatactaagtaaccagtgactggacaatcagtcacaggtgtctttatactacaatcactgagatgatccacatttcacttctagcatttctcttcttctctttggtAAAGGCACTTATCAAGTGTGACACACAGTGTCTAGCATATTCAGCAACAGAGTACACAAACTAAATTTCCCCTTGAGAGTTGATGAAGTTCTTTTCTCCTTCTTCTATTGTGCCAAACAGCATGTGACTGACATGAGAGATCTTTTTATAACACCATGTCTGTTCACCACCAGGCGGACTCATGTCTCCAGGGTCCTGGGAGCCAGCGGTGGCTCCAAACCTCGTCAGAAAATGTCCCAGTCCACCATGCAGAGCAGCATGCCTCTGAGCCCCATAGGAGTCCAGTCTGTGTCGGGCAACATCCCCATCTTAACCCCCTCCTCAGAGAACGGCTTCCAGCTGCCCCGAGCAGAGCTAAGCAGCCTGGAGGAAAACCAAATAGAGCAGTTCAGCACCAACAGCGGCTCCACCGCGGTCACCATACATGACGTACCGTCATTAGGAAACACATAACAGAGAGACTGAGGGTTTGGTCTCACAACAGGCACTGACTGATGTGATGTCTCTGTACTGCGTGCTGACTGAATCCTGTGGAAACTCAATCGACAGTGTCATTGCTGTCAATCTCCACCAACTGAGCCACTGCACAGAAAACCAGACGtccttttgttttataaaagtaTGAACAAAATGGTTCCATTGACAGACTACATGAAGGATTTCCACAAGACAGAAAACTGAGAatttattgtgattaattacTGTTGGCTCGAGTCAGTgttcacagtcatgtttttgtcCCGTCTTTACCAAAACAATGAAGAAAATGTGTAGTAGAGATTGTAATGCCTTGATGTTTCCTTTAACTGTGTACATTTCTGAAAAACCACAGAGATTTGTGAGTAAATGTAGATTAATAACCATTTACCTTATTAATTGTGGTTTACCCTTAGATAGGATGTCTTTGTCCCCTGATCTCAGATATTTTTGTCTCGTatataaatgtgtattttttctaaCTTGTCTAATgaaaaacaccacaaatatATTTTAAGACATCTTGGTGTCAACCCAACAAAA
This genomic window from Cheilinus undulatus linkage group 18, ASM1832078v1, whole genome shotgun sequence contains:
- the LOC121525827 gene encoding noncompact myelin-associated protein, with translation MQASTVSPVTNTTLPTNTTIVTKSREQILIQSSGAMIAVIVIGIIIILAILLIILKTYNRRTHVSRVLGASGGSKPRQKMSQSTMQSSMPLSPIGVQSVSGNIPILTPSSENGFQLPRAELSSLEENQIEQFSTNSGSTAVTIHDVPSLGNT